The window TCAACGAGGTTAGTCAGACTTTAACGTTGAAATTGTTCTAGATCTATAATGTTTCTACTAAACATAATTAATTCAAATGCAGGTTTTTGCCGACGATGAAACAAGTAAAAACCCCATTCAAATTCCTAGGGAATGGATATGGAATCTGCCAAGGAGAATCGCTTATTTTGGAACCTCAACGACAACAATTTTTAGAGGTAAATTAACATATAACAGGTTGGTTTGTCTCTTGAAGAGAATCTAATGCACTTTATTTACAGGCTTGGCAAAGGAGGACATCCAATACTGCTTCCAGAAAGGTATGAAATAATTTGGTTccaattttctttcttcctaAAAGAAAACCAGGGTAGATAAGACATATGTTCAACACTTGAGCTAACTATTTACAAAGATGCTCCAGCCTAGaagaaaaaaaccaaacaaaaacatACTCATGATTTTCATAATCATCACTAGGAGCTGAGATTTATTGTTTTGTTACCTATTGTTTTGTAGGATTCATTTGTGTGAGAGGATTCGATCGAAGAACACGGACTCCAAAACGACTGGCGGAGAGGTTGCACAGGGCAACCAATGCATCCATAAAAGCCCGGGCAAACAAAAACGATGATCAGAAACAAAAAACATATGCATCAAATTCAAACTCACCACAACAACTTTGAAAGTACATCCGATGTGAGGTAGTTATGttcgttttttttctttcatcctTTCACATGTTGAAGGAAGGCAGTGGGAAAATTTATAGCAATTTGTAAAATTTATAGATATAAttgttaatatttattttagaaaataaactCTTGCCAATTAAACAAAGATTAATGTATTCATTAATCACGTCTAATGACTCATTGACCACATTTTCGTGCCTTTATTAGTCATTAAAAATACACAAGGGTATGTTTTGTTTGGTTTCATTTGGCAAAGATCACATAATTTTAATGTAAAAATTACACCGTTCATTGTATAGGCAACGATTAATACGATTATAGATTTATGCTAAAAATGAATACAATCTCACTTCAACTATGTTCGATGCTAGAAATTATGAATTCATACGTGGTCTAACAAATTTTCTATTAACTATACATATGTCGAATTTAaacaactaattaattaatgtccgttttaataataatttgatttttagTTTCTAGATTTTTAGAAGTAAGTCAACAAACTTCACTCTCATTTGTTAGTTTCCGAGTTTTGTTTACTACAATTTTAAATAAagcttttgatttttttttttttttttttttggaattttagCAAAATTTCAACCTTCTTACTTAAAAATGATGACGTCATCGTAAGAATAGTAAAGAAGATGgatttaatttctaaaaacaaaaatctaAAAGGGAAGACCTCATTTGTTAATCTTTTggatcttttttttattattattattttattttctcattaGCAATTTGAAAAGTAAAGTCAAATTTTGgaaactataaaaaaaaaagtagcttttaattttaatttttattatttaaatttatctaATAATTCAATCAacctatttaaatatatatatatatatatatatatatatatatatatatatatataaacaattgtaaaaagacaaaaagaaaattaactcaatttctagaaaaaaaatgaaatagttaCGCAGGCACggaatatttaaatattttagtatatGTATGAAACATGCAATAAAAATGCgagataataaaaataaataaagagtttttaaaaaaatataacaaatcggtaaaaatatttacttaaaaagaaaaagaaaaagctcACGAACCTACGTCGTGGAATATCAAAGATACATCAGTTAACCCGATCAAACAATAAACTCTCAACTATAAGAATAAAGCTTAAGatataaagaataataaataaagaacaTACCACCTTCtcgaaatatttaaaaaaagaacctAAGTACGATTTGTGAAAAAATAATCAAACTTAATGAAcctgtaaataaataaaagtgagggttagaaaaaaaaatggaatcaACAATGATGAAATGGGAATTTTTAAAACTGAgaattgagaaaaagaagatCGTAAGAAATGGATAATGCAATCTTCACCGGCTAACAGAGAAAGAGCCAAAATCAGGGGAGCATCGGTCATCCTTTGCTCCTTCACCCACTCCTCTAACTCCCTCTCACCACCACCTTATTTTATATcaatttctttattcttttctcttttttaattttccatAATTTATTGAATTATAGCTATTGTTCTTATTATTGTAAGGTTAAAAAAACATTTGACCCCTAAAATTTTAAGGAAAATAACAACTTAGACTGTAATTTAATCCAATTTGTAATGATTTtgtctatttaaaaaaaaattattattatgatttaaTGATATTTCGTATAGATATAGATTACTAAACTAATTGAGAATAATTAAAGTATAAAGGCTATATcgtcattttttataatttagagTAATCATTAATTAAATGGAAAATTTAAAGACCAACAAAGAGAACTTAACCTCAATACAAAAGTTAGATATCGAAACTTTgaacatataaccctcaaacaTAAGTTAGCATGGATTGATTCTTAAAGAGTTGCTAAAACTGTATTTAACTCCATGGTaatttacattatttttttatcatAAAAGTGAGAGGTTTAATTTCATTTAGCCAATTATGTTCACTTTAGCCATTAAATTAAGGTTATAACATTATAGATTAATGGAATATACGAAACAAATAATGGATTGTAAGCTCATTGACTAAACGGCCTAGagtattaataaaaatataaaatttaagtttttctttttagttatgAGATCCTAAGTTACAGCAAAAATTCCCAAGACCATAGTAAAATAAAGTTCTTTTCACTACTGTTAATTCTTAAACATGGCAACAACATTGCTATATTGAAATACGATTGAAAAATGTGATCAAATTCCCATATTAGAATATGATTAAATCAATAAACATCATGTTATCATATACGAAAATAACAATGAAAGATGAGAGCAAAGTTTCACATTagctaaaaaaagaaaaacatagatTGATAAGtaaaatgactaaattagcATCCCTCTAATATCATATTAAATCACCAATTAACCGGAAAAAAATTTAGTTAAATGAGAACAAACCCGGAACTTATAAAGAATAAGGGAATGTCAATTagcatttaattaaattttatttcaacaATTGAAAAGTTTAAGTTAATGGGTGAacataattttatattatattatctaATACAGTAATATGAGTATTGCAGAGAATGATAGTAAGATCTTAAATATCACCAATTGCTTGGTAACTCAAAAGAATTTGCAACTTGGGTTCACAATTTAGGGCCTAAAATATCAACTTAAGTTTAACATATGATTACAAACTTATATAAAGTTTTCACATTTGTTTCCCACTTCAACCATAGGGAGAGAAAAATGAATTATGTTGCCTAGGAATTGAGAAGGTTAAACAGCAATAACTATGGATTTTTAATACGCAAACCATTCATCATTATCTCCATCTTCTCCACAAAAAGAGTGGGAAAAAAAAGAGccaaaaaaagagaggaagacATTATTAAAATGAAAACCCACCTTCTGAATTCAGTCCTGCGATCTTACCGTTCACTGTACAGTCACCATTAATGGCGGATTCTCATTTCTCCCTCAGTCTTCTCGTGTCCTCTGCAGTTTCAGATTCTGCCATATTTACAGAACCAATTTCAGCAGCAACAGCGACAAAAAACACAATACATTGATATACCAAACCAAATCAACAGATGGCAGATTAATTGTATCAATCAATATGTAAAAGGATTTTTTTCAATGCTTTACCGATCTACGTGCGAAACCTCGATCGTCGTTGTCTCCTCGAGACCTTGATCTTGCTTGGCAATGGTTGGGATCGCCATGGCTCGAGAACTGAGTCTTTATAACGACATGGCAAGACTTGGCTTCTTCCTCTCTTTGACCTCACCAATGGCGACCTGTCGTCAATATCTCTTACTATGTTCATCACCATCCAGTTTCCTCGTTCGAGCTTCATCCTCTTTGATTCGCTTGAATGCGACTCTGAAATTACTTTCTCGAGTTGACTCGGATCTTTGATGTCTAACTCGTTGTTTAACTCGCTTTCTTCTTGAGTTAACTCAGTATCGAATTCGTTCTCACTGATGTCTCCAAATATCAGCCTCGCCGCTTCGATGAGCAAACCTAGACAATCGCCACTGCTCTTGCATTTTGCTCCATTGAACGGTGCCGTTTCGGCTTCGTCATCGTCCCTTCGATCAACGGAACTCGCCGTGAGTTTGTTCGAGTTACTTTGTTCTTCTTCTACGACTGTCTTTTCGCTTTCGTTTTCGTTGAACCTGCTGCTTTCAGCGATCTTCGAATGTTCTGGAATTTCCCTCACGTGTCCATCAACGTCGTATTTTCCAGTCTCATTTACAAGAGACTCAGAGCATTTCGCGCCCTCGCCGTTACCATCACCGTACGAACATTTCTCGGTAGCGTCTACCGAACCATTTCCACCACCGCTTCCTCCATTCTCCACAAAACCTACCAATTCTTGATCTTCGTCCACCATAAACGCACCGAATCTCAGATTAAAATCAGTACGAAACCCTCCTCCACCGCTTACATTTCCATCGAGGTCTAATTTCCCGATTTTCGAATCCACACACGGTTCTTGGCGAGGAACAGACGAAATAATATGAAGAATCTTTTGAAGGCACATTTGAGCTTTAGAACATTCACGAGGAATAATATAATAACCGGAGCGAGAATAATCTACCTGATTCGAACGATAAGAAAGCGGAGTCGAATTCATGTTGAAGTTTTTAGAGGGATACAGCTTTCAATCATCCGCTTCGTCTTCTTCGCAGAGAATGATTACAGAGCTTCGAGAATCCGAGAGAAAAACggcatgaagagagagagagaaagggagTTGTAGATAGAGAAAGGGAAACCAAGCCAATGGCAAAGCATCGATTGAAGCCAAGCCGAGAGCATGCCTTACGAATGTTATATATACCTATGAAATAGAAGGCTAGTTTTgcaaaattttaacatttgagcTTTACAACATACATAAGTTTATCTTTTTTCATTATTTGAAATGAAACATCAAactatcatatatatatatatatgatttttcTTTACCTAAACGAGTATTCACTATGGGATATGTTAGTATGTTAGTAGACAATGATGTTAAAGGTTATATGGGGATATTTGATTACAATAATATCACTAGGGTGAGATAGCAATTATTGTTAAGAACAAACGTCTTTCTCCGGGGGAAATAAGGCATGCTTTCAATAATAATACACAAGTATTTATCAATCCCCAATTCTACATATTTAAATCACTTTTCTTATACTAATTTTTGATTCtatttgttaaaataaataaacaaattataaTAGTTATCCCCAAAAGTTAAATATGAACTTCTTTTAAAGTAAACAAAAAATTGACAAATAGcaatttatatttttgtatcaatttcaattccgaatTTTAAGAGATGTATCGATCAATATAAGCCTCTAATTCttgtatatttgaaaaattaagaattaaaatatctataaaaGAATATATGTATAGAAAATATATTCCATATCAAATATTGGAAACCGAAATAATATTGTAATCTACTTAAATTTGGTAAGTCAAGTTTTACGAAGTGCTATCGTAAATTTTGAAAGTATTTTAGGTAGGTAATGAAGTGTAGTCATAATATAAAGAGAAATAACCCGTAATAAAATAGGTTGAAAATAGTATAAATGCGTTAGGCGAGTCTCAAAAAGTAACGTGTTACAATTTTTACAATAAACTTTAATTACGGTAAATTTTACTCACTTGTAAGATCTAGAAAATATTGTTGGAAGAAATTTTTTGATTAATCAAACTTTGTCACTATCGTCACAAAGAATGACcaattaaaaagtaaaagacACAAAAAATTGGAGTAACAAAAAAATTAGTGTGTGCTCCAACTAATCGATGAATCATGCTAATATAACAATTAgctttaaaataattaagtatatagcaatgtataaatttttttgtaaatgtagttaatttatttgtaatttttttaaaatattactgtatatttaattattattactaaaattacatctgaaaatgaaaattttgtgttctttttttttatctcgtAGGCTTGTCGATTTGAAATTAGGATAATTATAATGAATAGCAAttcttaaaataattattaagtatatagaaatatttttaaaaaattgtagtAAAGTTTAGATTTTTATCGCTAATAGATTGCTATTGTTTATTGGTGATAGACTAACATTTGTTACATACTCTATGATAGACTcatattattgatagatttggttggttttgatatatttgtaatatttttaaaatttaattgaatatttaattattttgaatataattgatGTATTTACAACTATGAATTAGACTTAATTGTAAACTAGATAGACACAGTCGTTTGAAATCCAATTAAAGCCCATGATAAAACAAATTTCAATAAAGGAGTTTCAACTAAAATAACATAAATTGTATATTTTTTGAATGAAATGtttgttttcaatttgttaaattggtttatctattttatttcaaatattcatattatatgtaATAAATTATAACTTATGTTTGAAACAATCGTGATTATGTACGAAGGTTATTAtactaaatataataaattgaggAATTTTGATAAATACAGTTGatgaaaatttatgaaaataaaataattgaattaaaaacTGAAATATGgatatttcaaataaaagtCTGAAAGAACATATTAAAAGtctaataatataaaaaaaaaaactagttcAATAAGAAAAACTTGCATCTCTTTCGATTATGTCCACAACGACCACATTTAATGCGTCTTTTGAACttaattttagaataaattttaatattcttttgtGGGAATATGACAACTTcaatttatgtattattgaatatatgtaaaagtatatttgtaaaaaatcacaaaacataAACGTATCATGCAATAGTATATGTgtaagaaatcaaagaaaatactaattggatcgagaaaaaaataaataaaacaatacGAAACATAAAggaaaaatatgaataagatgtatatatatgaatttcaactacaatttatgtattattgaatatatgcagtataatatatgtaacaaatcaaataacataaatattaataagaTGTATGTATTTGATAAATCACATAATAGAAGTAGATTAAACagtaatatataaatatatatattgttcGCGGAAATTTtactaaacaaaaatatgaataagatgacCGAAACATGCcgtaattaaacaaaatattaagaacatgaaaaaaaaaatgtgtatgtattattgaatatatttCACAACTacaatttgtaaaataaatatgtattattgtaaataagaatatatgtatatatataataaaagaacAAACATATCATATTTTTGTATGTTAATTTATATGTATTAATGTATATCTGAAGGGGTATATATACACTAAACAAGAGAACTGATATATCATATTGTTTGGAAACTGTATGTCAACACATATTATTAAATTGTATATATCAAGTGGTATATATTTAAATGGAATATTACAGAATCAAAGTTTAAAACGTTATAGAAAATATACGAAGTAATGGAGTAAGGAAAAATATTAGGAATCGAGGAAGACGATTGACTGAAAGTAAGAGGAGAacgaaaaaaacaaaataaactgAGAATCAGTGAATAATGAAATCAAAATCGATGACAGAGGAAATAGGATTACGTGAATAAGGGATCTGGATGTACTGAATTGAAATAATGTTGCGATTTTTCAATGACAGAATCAGGCTTATTTGAAGAAAACAGAACTGACTGAAGAAATTAACGGAGTTGATGAATAACAAGATGTTGGTGTCAGATGAAAAATTACGATGAATTAGGCGATGATGAAAATAATGTGAAATATAATATTCATTGCTGGAATTTATtacaatctttttttaaaattacttcCATATCAGttaataatgaataatataattaaggaAATGAGATAACGTTTAATTCATTACAATGAtaattttacgttaattgtcataatattaaaaaaaaagaacttagaCAATAACCTAAATaagaaaacatatatatttcAATTTCGAAAAATCTATATAATTAATGTGAATGATAATGTTAGAATTCTTCTAAAAATATGGAAAAtctaatcaaaataaaaaaacataatttataACATTTGTGAAATATCATAGTTTAGTTAAACTAGGTTTTTTTCTCTAGACCTAATTTTGGCCCAAGCTCAAATCTGATTGTTGGGCCTAAAAGCAATCAGGCCCAAGCTCACTTAAAACCATTGAAACTTTTTGGGCTCATGTCCGATTTTTGGGCCAGAAACAATCTGATTGTTATTCCCTTCCCCCaacactttttcttcttttcttcgtGTGTGTTTCGAAAGGTTTGTTTTGAGTATCGTAGCTTTGAAGAACCGAAAATGAAAACTTCTTCTATAGAATGTATTTAATACATTCAAATCAATACAAATataacttttattaaaaaaaaaaaaaaatcaaatatctCAGTAAATTTTATCCAACAATCATATTTTAATTATGTATTCCATCAATTTTCAAactcttttttgttttatttactCTTTAAAATGGGATGATGTAATTGAATGTTATAATTCAATTATAgtttactttatatatatatatatatatagggtttGGTAAACATTTAAAATATTGCGACAGTCTACATCACAAAACCTCTTGGCTTTCAATTTTTTAGCATCAAACCTTAAAATATAAGATTTGTTTAactatttcttttaataaagTCTTCCTTAGAGAACAATGTTCAATTTCGGTAGTCCTATCGAGACAAGTTGGCTTTCATTATGTAACTATGGATAAAAAATTAATGTTGGGAGATTGAATTTTGATAAAGGTTAAAATtagatttttcaaaattaaaatatgtagAAATTTTACTAATTCGTTTAATTGAAACCTCAAACTTATACAATTTGTGAATCCAACCATAGTCCCATATCGGTTAGATAAGGGGATGATCTTAGGTATATAAGTGAAGACAACTATCTCTATCGGTATGAGTTTTTTTAAGATAATACTAAAAGCAAAACCATGAGAGTGTATACCCAAGTGGACAATATCATACCACCATTTAAGTTTGAAAGTCTAATTTTATTTATCACTATTATTCTTCTAAAAACGATCGAATGACACTGGCGTATTTGCTCTTTACTGTGTTGGTTTTATAAATCAAATGCAAAAGAGACATGAATTTTGTTAGATGTCCTCTCTCAAGCTCGATCTCTTCTAACGTCTAACTAATAACTACTAGGCTCACTCACATACAACTAATAAAACATGCATAATAGTGTAATCCTCCATTGATATATTTCAAATTCTTACTTTTAAGTATAACAATTGAATcatttttcttaagaaaaaaaagaaaaagaaaaagaaaaaaaaccaaaaccaaaactttgctcttttttttttttaaaaaaatattaatttgttCTTATCATTTCAATgggaacaataataataaagacTAAAAAAAAGTGTGAAATTGATGGTTGTGTGTTTGTGTGGAGCAGTGTGTGTTAGTTGAGAATTGAAAATGTGGTGACGTTGTGAAAGCGAGGGGACGACAAATGGGGACTCAGGATTGGTTTATAGTGGGGACTACGTCGTCGTTTTAATTCAACGACCCACATTCCTCCACGTCACATCTTTTACCTACCACACATTGCCATTGCCATTGCCTCACCtaccctcctctctctctcacCTACCACCCTCTTTTTGCTCTCTCTAccaattcttttaattttccaatttcttaccttaattcttttaatttattaattttaatctcCACGTCGGTAATGatttagtttatatattttcaattttataataatttatagTTTAGTTGGCGACCGTTAATTTAGCATCCATAACTTACAATTTGTGATGATTCAATTCTTATCGTAAAAATTTATCTTAAGATATATTGAGATTATTTTACCTACAAAATATGtgttttttagaaataaaaagactaacaaatcatttacattttatagaacataaccaacaaaatttattgCAATTGAATTTCTTatgaattataaatattttgttaaatattctattttttacaatttcccGATTTCTTACCTTTTTCTTCCTTGAGTTGTGAATCAAACCAACCGTAAAGAAGTTGGCAAACAACTTTGACCACTTGAACTAAGAGGTCAAAAAATGATTGTAATTTAgacaatttgaaaaagaaatacaTTTCAGTCATAGTCGtcgttattatttatttattattgttatgaCTTTCATTATTAGATCAAACAATTAATTTTGGTCATTGCACTTtgaaatttgtttaattttagtttaaatagttttaattgTTCAATTTTAACCCCTGTATTTTTACTCAATCTTAATTTTTATTACAAATGATTTAATAATGATAATAGTTTTCATCGGAAAGAAACACatattgtaaatatatttttgaacttaattgtaaagaaaaatttaaaaaaaaaataaaaaaatacaataagTTCGTAATagagactaaatttaagatttattaaaaatttagacACTAAATTAAACGTTTAAAATTATAACAACTACAATCGAACAAACTTTAGAGTTTAGAgactaaaatgatattttaatcttatcattattattatttagacTATTAAAAAGGTATATTAGCAATGGTAGGCGAACGcatgaaaagagaaaaataaaaacaaaaacaacataaaggaaaggaaaacgaagACCAAATCTTAAATGAGTatgttcaaaattttcaatgGTGGGTTGGTAAAAGGTTGAACAAATTACAAATCCTAGCAACCATAGTACATCCAAAAACACACGTGCAATTTTTTAGACCTAATTTCATTAACTTTTCGGATCATTAAACGATTTAAGATGATactaaaataaatgttcgaAAATGTCATGTGTTCAATActctttgttgttttttataGAATTAAAGTTCACATAAAGTGAATTAATTTTGATTCAAGAAATTGGACGTAAAGCTTAAAAATTGGAATGGTCAATCATTACGATCGTAATTTCAACAACTTCAAATGTGTTTTTGCAATTTGcctttgattttttaaattttacaattgaatatttaaaattacACGGTTGTATCTTGAATAATTACAAAAGTAGATATACCAAAATAACATGTTAAcctaacaaataataaataaataaattcataAAAGCTTGTGACACGACCTCACATGTTTCTTTCCCTTTTATATTAGACTAGTTGGTAACATGTGATagttaatttttcattttatctgattaaataaaaagagagtaattaattatacaaataATGTGAAGTTATATTTATTTATCCATGATTTttgaaaatacattttttagCTTCATTATTGAGAGATCTATTAGTGAAGACTTGTTATATGTACATGTATAAATTGAATGAGTTAAAATGATGATAAAGAATTTGATAGTATGACTATGAAACAATTTGTTCGATCAAACTTTAGATTGATGGGTAggactttttttatttttattttttaattatgtaTCAATCACATATCGAATTGTTTAAATGGATTAAAATTTTGGACATCGACATCGACTTGATTATTATTTGCACATTTTTGTTAATTCtatatattttatgtatttCTACCATATTTAAGAAGTATAATTGTTTAACTAATTTTCCAAAAATTATATTTAGTTATTGTTTTGaagttaataattaaatttgaatgaAAATATATTATTCAAATAATACGAATAAAGAAGACAAAATTTCCCCTTTGATCCATCAATTATAAGATTCATAATATACTATTGTGGTAAGCACATTCTACATCTTTACATCAAAAGTATACTTAATtacaaaacaataattaaaatttgaaacaCCTAGTTCTTTAGCATCCTAGTGCCactttgttgttgtttttttttttaatgacacTTCTTATCGTTCTCTCTCTTGTCTCCCACTTTTATGTTATTCATCCTTGATCCTTATCAATttctttgcattttttttattggGCCGATTGCTTGCTCCTTGGCATTGCAAAAATCTAATGGAGGTTCATATGCTTTGGTAACCTTGGCTCTAGAAGACTAATTTATTCACATCcttaactttttatttatcgTGACTTGTGAATatgaatagaaaagaaaaataatgagaTATTTTTACCAAAagatttgaaaaggaaaaaaaatttgaaaaattaaaacaGATACAAAATAATTATTACGAAACTGTGGAATGTGAATGATTTTAGagaaattttaataatataattaattggaGATAAAAAGTTTAAATCATTAATATCCTACTaattgttaataattaatttcaaattaaaaaataaataaagaaaaagttaCAATAAAATCAAAGTAAAAAACTGATAAATCTACTAAACGAAGGGTAAAATTGGAAATAAAAAATTTCTCTCGCGAATCTAAGTTTTTTTTTGGTAAACCCATTTTTAGGAATCGTAAAAGATACTTGtcaatattattaaaatagaaaGATAAGAATATCGAAATTTGTGTAACAAATAATCTAATCAATTAgcttattttaaaataaaaattaatgttAATCTTGAATCGATTTGATCTTAATTAATGCATTAATTTATTCGAAGAAAGAGCCATTGTTAAATGAAATTAATGCAACAAGTTGAACTAAAACATAATATAAGTTctattccaaaaaagaaaaatacaattgtAACGTAAAATTAATGTTTGACGAAATtagtattttgatttttaaattgtttagaGACAAGTTGATTCGTAGAGAACAATGAATCGAGTGAGACATATATCTAATAGAAATTCGATAAACTATCTGATGATGTAAAGAAATGCAAGAATAGCCTCAACGCTAATTTTTATTcgtctaaaaaaaaaaaaaaacactaagaaaaagaataatctacaagagagaaaaaaattgtCAGAATGATATTATCCGGGACCCAGTCACAACACGCCACGTAAGAACATGATCCCGAACAAAGAGCACCTCCAAACGGTACGAACAAAACGCCACGATCAACGTCGTTTTAAGCACAACCGCATATCTAAATCCATCCACAtgacatacatacatatacgtattttaaatatatatctttattttaCAATTTTCTTAGTCCCGTCCACCGCCGCTGTTCGCGTTTACCAACCACCACCGCCGCCAACGACGCTGCCGCCAAGACTTTTGGACCAATCAAACGGCGGCTCAGATCGAAACGAAAAAAACGGAAAACAAAATAGAAGGCGGATTTTGGCAATAATCTGGAatattcttcttcctctccGGCCGTCCTTTTATGTGAAATTTTGATCGGCGATATGTGATTTGTTCTGCTAATGGCCGCCGGAGGGGGACCACGGAGTCATGTCCATTGGATAACTTCCCAAGACTCTAAGGAAGGATGTGAACTCCTGTACTTCTGCTAGGGCGTTTTGTGCCCTAGTTTCAGCCATGGAAGCTTCAAAATCAACGTAGAACATGTACTCGAAATG is drawn from Cucumis melo cultivar AY chromosome 11, USDA_Cmelo_AY_1.0, whole genome shotgun sequence and contains these coding sequences:
- the LOC103497968 gene encoding uncharacterized protein LOC103497968; protein product: MNSTPLSYRSNQVDYSRSGYYIIPRECSKAQMCLQKILHIISSVPRQEPCVDSKIGKLDLDGNVSGGGGFRTDFNLRFGAFMVDEDQELVGFVENGGSGGGNGSVDATEKCSYGDGNGEGAKCSESLVNETGKYDVDGHVREIPEHSKIAESSRFNENESEKTVVEEEQSNSNKLTASSVDRRDDDEAETAPFNGAKCKSSGDCLGLLIEAARLIFGDISENEFDTELTQEESELNNELDIKDPSQLEKVISESHSSESKRMKLERGNWMVMNIVRDIDDRSPLVRSKRGRSQVLPCRYKDSVLEPWRSQPLPSKIKVSRRQRRSRFRT